The Xyrauchen texanus isolate HMW12.3.18 chromosome 42, RBS_HiC_50CHRs, whole genome shotgun sequence genome includes the window GATTGCACATTTAGCATTTAGCACATTTAGCATAACAAATAAAGAATTTAGTAAGTGAAGCTcaagcaaagatttttaacaAACTAAAAGTCCAATCATTGATCATGTACAAAGCCTTTTTTTCCAGCAGGCAGCACATAATCAATGGAAACTAACACTTATGTGTACAGATATGCTGTTTTTAGAATTTGTTTGCTGAAGATGTAGCCTATACAAACCCAGACCAAACCATCTTGAATACACTGTAAGTCTTTGGATAAAACAGGGCATTTGCAGATTTGAAGGtttgaaatgtaataattttaatgccaaataaaactaaaattaaggCCACATTCACAAAATAACAAAtggtttaaaaacacattcaaaaatgAATTAGCAGGTCAATATAAAACCTCTGAGACTACTTGGATGAATCCggacatgtttattacattatattgtgcatttacaatttattaaaactaatataatataatatcaaaacTTTAAACATCTTATGAATTCATTAAGATTACATTATGTTAAAACAACTTTTACTGTCTATATGAATAAGTAACACTATAACATTGCATAAGTAATTATTaccataaaaataatttgtacagGGCTAGATTTATTCTTTTCTAGTTTTATTcagacagaataatttttttaatatgtagCCACATTATGACCCATTCAGTTATTTTATACCAGTAAGATGTGAGGCAATCATGTgctgaattacatttatattgtttatcttggcagatacctttaacaggtagttaaagggcagttcattcaaaaatacaatttctgttATCATAACTTGCCCTAACCACTCAGtctgtatgaatttctctctgccgatgagcacaaaaggagatgttaagcagaatgttagtctcagtcaccatttactgtcactgccttttttttctctccatgcaatgaaagtgaatggtgactgaaattaACATTCTCACTAACATCCTTTTGAGCTCCACAGAAAAAAGTAaggtttgcaacagcatgaaggtgagtaatggTGCATTACATACAAAgttaatgcaaagatgcgaatagatgcaAATTTGTGCCGGGCGGTGTGAATGAAGTAAATGCCGTGAATCGAACATGCAAAATCGCTTCATTTTCGTTTTTGCGTGAGTTAAAATGTTTCAACATGGGTGCCCACCCCTGACCagcccctagctccgccactgcctGCACCCGAGTAGATCTGGTAGCTTTACACAAAgcatttgttgattataaacaggagcAATAGTTTATTGCATCGCTATCTTACAGAGGCGCGGTATAACGCTAGTTGCATGTCGGATTTATACATATGTAACATCTTAGGTTCTGTAAATAAGCAAAAAAGATGCGCTTCCTCACTGAGCGCGCTCACACTAACTTAATTGTTTATGAGCAGCTGAATGCCTCTGCAAATGAAATGTaagttttcttgtattttatttaagatatTAAAGACTATCTATGgcctatttgaaaaaataaaggaAGGACCTGATGAACAAAGGACCTGTGGGTACCCTGACAAAAGCCTCTGCCGAATGCATAGATgtgaaatgtaaatgcataataattactGTAGTTACACAATATCCTCCAAGAATAACAAACAGTTATACACAAATCCACTTGcacacatatatgcatatatggataataattaatatattcacaattaattgcagcaggaaaccaatggagtgcgtactccaggtagggaatgaggttttgccccaagtgaaggagttcaagtacctcggggtcttgttcacgagtgaggggacaatggagtgggaggttggccggagagtcggggcagcaggggcggtattgcactcgctctatcgcaccgttgtcacgaaaagagagctgagccgaaacgcaaagctctcaatctaccggtcaatttttgttcctaccctcacctatggtcatgaaggttgggtcatgaccgaaagaactaggtcgcgagtacaagcggccgaaatgggcttcctcagaagggtggcggcttctaccttagagatagggtgaggagctcagtcatccgtgaggagctcggagtagagccactgctcctttgcgttgaaaggagtcagttgaggtggtttaggcatctggtaaggatgccccctggccgcctccctagggaggtgtttcaggcacgtccagctgggaggaggcctcggggaagacccaggactaggtggagagattacatctccacactggcctgggaacgcctcggggtcgcccagtcagagctggttaatgtggctcgggatagggaagtttggggccccctgctggagcagctgcccccgcgacccgacttcggataagcggttgaagatggatggatggatggacaattaattgtatatattgtgtatttttatattgcattttcccggtgggccgatgcactttggggtcaCTCAGGGGCATAATGGCCGCCGGGAGAAACAAGCGGGCCGGTAGGTCGTCtgcgaaacgtgctgaatgggccgtgataagctaaaatgagccgtcaTGTTATGcggaacagaccacaaaatggcaccgcccTATgatgaaaaggacagcgaacaccctcCCCCCCATGGGCTAGTTGCCGTGTAAAatgtttctcttcccagtccagccctgctgtctATCCACAAATCTCGAGTGGACATATTCACACAGTTTGGTTGGCTAAAAGACAACACCCAGTTTCAAAACAATACGAAATGTTGAATAGACTGTATTTCAATCCCTCATCCTCATTTTCATTTGGGTCAAACTGAGTAGGCCAACACTGTTGTATATTTGACCAACGTCTATACAGCTCAAATGATAAACCATTATATCAGTAATTGGTTGTTATACCAAGCTCAAATATAACAGCAAAAAATGTCATCAGATCTTTGTTTAtgcctttaaatgctttaaacAGACAATTGTGACACATAAAAATTCCTTCATTCATGCTGACTTACCCTTTGCCTTTTAAAAGGTCCGGGGCCATCTGGGAAAAGAGTATTTTCTGATTTGCCTCATCGTGAGCACCACTActgtgcacatatacacacaaaaaaattgtaaCATATCGAATAATGAGCAACAAATGTACACACACTCAGACATATTGAAAATGCACCAGAACCTTTCTTTGAATGAATCTGAAAATGTGTTTAAAGCAGCCCGTCTGACTGAACACACCAATAAAGAACATGACAGACACAACAATGGCATAAAAATGTCTTCAatgatatttattttgaattaaaggtatattccgggttcagtacgaGTTAAGATCAATTCACAGCATGTGtgtcataatgttaattaccacaaaagatCATTTTTTGACTCAACTCACCAGAAATGTAGGTTACCATGGCGTgaagaacttacaatggaagggaatggggccaGTTGCTGGAGGTTCAAAGGCGGAAATGTGAAGcgtgtaattttataaaagcacttccattaattgttctgttaaaacatgtggattatttgagctgtaaagttgattaaatcgtaatttttactttcGTTTTAGGTTtacaaaagttgtaaaattggagataaatttacacagaaaaggttagtaattattttatcacactaaaatcatgttaacacacatattgtttacatcttgtggctatacttttgaaatagtgagtattttaacattacggattggtccccatccactttcattgtacagtaagtgcctcactggaacccagacttCTGCTTGCGAGGGAAAAGTCTAAataaaattttgtggtaatcaacattatgtcacaaatactgtcaattgagcttaacttgtattgactccggaatattcctttaaggtagaCATAAATTCTTAAAGCCTGTAGTCAAGCtctacatttgtaaacatactcCTGCTAAATGCTTGTATTAGGACcgaaaacatactctacgcaagtacatgAACACAAATACTTCTGGCTACTTCAAGCTCAACTTCACATGTCTTTATCAAAATGCGTTTGAAAGCATTTCATATAGCACGTCGCAAGAAcgtgttgcattctcagcattgccacaaggggtgctatagagGGCATTAGTGTTAACCACATTCATTTACGGTCAGTTTGCTCTCCGGTCAGCTACTATTACGGTGGAGCAACAATTTAAAGAGAATCGTGCAGAGCAAGTTAGTTACAAGTTAGTTAAACTGTTGACATAGctatgtaaataataatacaaatgattTAATCGTATAAATATTTCAAGGTAACTATCGCCTCCTTTAGTACtgatgtttgttactgtcaaagCGCATAGTAATGCAATAGTGCGTTTTAAGTACATAAGTACAATGGGACTGCGTGCTTGCAACAAAGCATTTGCGTACTCATGTGGAGTATGTTTCTAGCCTCACGCAATTCCATACTTACATTTTACTGGAGTAAGGGTTTCCTGAGGAGGGCATGGAGTGAGAAAACATACACTCATTTCCACTGGCCACAGGTCTGGGTGGCCTGGAGGTAATAAAATAGAAGGTGTTATGATAAGAACAcatttgcttttgtgtgtgtgtgtgtgtgtgtgtgtgtgtgtgtgtgtgtgtgtgtgtgtgtgtgtgtgttttgtctgtttAGTGCCTGTTCATTGGAGTGCgcatgcacatacagtatgtgtgtaaactGGCTCCAGTCAAAAAATTGTGTAACCATATAACAAGAAATATAACTCCTAATGCTCCACTTACCATGTGTCTCTGTTTCGCAGCATAAAAGCAAAGAAAACACAAGGCAACAAAATGTTAGCATGCacaatttacattacattaagcAACAGCAAATAGAAAATTCTAATCATAAACCATTTTATTCAAATAAGCTCATTGGACACATTTCATAAACTTCATCAaagccatttaaatgtttttcagagCAATGTGATCAGGTTTTACTGATATGAGACTTCACGTACACAACAAGACTGAGGTTGAGAGGTTTCTCGTGTGTATCGGAGAACATCGGGTATGGAGGCTCTCGACTGGAGGTGCAGCTCAGAGACTTACTGAGAGCGTCCGACAACTTCTTAGCTGGAGATTTCTTGAGAAGAAGAAAGGAGTGTACAGAAGGTTAAACCAGAACTAAAATATCCATTCAAATCTATGTGGATATGATTAAAGATGCCAATACATATGGAAAACACTCTTTTTAAAAGAGTTAACTGTACTATGCAGAAATACTCTATATTTACGATGCAAAGCTTCTTCTCTGGTCCACCCAGACCACTTAttaaaactaagctgcaaaaatgggTCACTCAGAAATTCTCATGGTTTCATGTCACAACAATGAGCACATTAACATAAGACCACCCACATTTACACATCTACAATGCCTATTTCAGAAGACATCAACTTGGCCTATGCTAATGAATGACAGTATGAATGAACTATGCAAGAACACAGAGGTTAGCCAATCGTAACAGAGGTAATTTACTGTACCAAAAGaaatcttaaaggtacagtagtaaaaacagcctgtttaattcaaatggtCAAAGAGAGGATGGCAAatagtcatttaaaataaatgacaccaaattacaataaaatcttTGGTGCAAAAAATTGTCTAATTTGCCATTATGAAATATATATCGGCCACCCTTATATAACAGTCACTTGAGGACTGCGGTCAACCACAACAAGAAACCTTTACTAACAGGTCCTTCAGAGGAAACAATAATGCTATAAACTGTAGAATGTGGCTCCTTCGAAATCAACATAAGGGTCAATGTGTCAAAGGGTCAAAGTGACGCAAAaattttattagtattttaaaACCTTTTGTAAACCAAATCAAAGTCCGGGTGGTGTAACAGTTACATACCAGGTGTCAAAGTGTTATTTCAAAAATGCATTGGGAATACAGTAATTACAACTGAACGTGGGCAGAATATATATGTGTTCGCTTGGTTCCTATGTTCCTAAAGACTGTCAAGGTTCAGCTTAAAATGGACAGACATTCATTCTGTATTATATTGCGCAAACAGAACAAAGAACCATTGGTATTTTATAATtatgacataaaataatataatgcataGTGAAATCAATGCAATTTACAACAAATATGAACTGTAAATAGACTATGAATGTAAATTAATGCAAGGATTGTATGAAATATATTCAATTTATTGGGGGTATTTTagtaccttttacttgatggttacaccacttgacattttttaaagtaattaaatcctttttttgtagaaaatggtattaaatcaaacatttatgaaaccaacatggacattTTTAAGAACTCGACACagatgtttttaaaagatttctcattttaatCACCTCGGACAACCTTGTTTGTCAATGTCCCATAAATagcttaaaggagacctattgtgtctcaggtgtccccagaatgtgtctgtgaagtttcagctcaaaatactccacggataatttattatatcatgttataaatgcctctttttaggtggaatcaaaaacacgctgttttcgtgtgtgtctctttaaatgcaaatgagctgctgctccccaccccctACATAACTCTGGTCtcagtgaatacaatcagagacaatggtaactttagtagcattagccgtggaatcagctaacaagcacatttggaaaggcgatttgcaaacatcctGTTTTACATTGActcacattcacaaagcagtccggtgtaaaatcatttgcacaaacatacacacatttttgtatgttttggggcacatttccttcaaaaacaaaacttctccactgcgtcttcagtggctctgatgcagggagtacatgaagactcttaagTTCAAATTTACATCCAACAACAAAACACGTATGACgtttatgaagctgagacattaacGTGACATTacgttagagcagaaacgaaaaccttTCATTTTGAATCACAGTTTttgattaaatgaaatataagaAAGATGAGTGGggggacttttaacattgtagggtggttgtgtacacacactgccgactcacatttatgtacaagtgaattttgcataataggtcccctttaaatggCATAAATTAAGTCCGGGGTCATGACATTTAAGATAAAGGCGATACGTGATTTGACAGAATAATACATGTATTAGACATACATTGACAAAGGCTGAAGACTGTTTGGATGACACGAGTCATGCCGTCACTGACACTTACTCACAGTCAGGTTCCCAAATGGCCGTACACCTACCCAAGACATGTACTCCTTCATCTGGTGCTGGTTGCTATGGCTGCCCGAGGCATGACCCCTCCAGAAACACTCTTGGCAGAGTTGGTAATTATCACATTGTTGGCAACGGTAGCGAAATCCCATCATGCTCTGGTTGTGACAGTACGAGCACTCCACAGGATGGAAGACTGGAGAGGAGGGAAAAaccagacagtcacaatgtctgTCATTAATATATGTTGTGGACGTTTTCTAGCTTTTAGCTGACATATGGAAAAACCATATACATGTAACAAAAATGAAAGGGACGCACCATTCTCAACATTTGCCAGCCGATGCATCAGCGGTAACCAAACCAGACACTGAGGTGGAGGATCTGACATCAACATGTCAAGAAACACGTTGAGAGAAACCTTTCTCTGTGAAAGGCCAGCAGTTTGAAAGCAAATTAGTCAAGATTTGGAACATATGTACAAGACACTTCAAGACACttatgtaatgtttaaaattaacTCATAGAGTAATACAAAACAATGGACCATTTTCACATTTCCGGGTTTGggagaagtaaactatagcagggtAAACTTCTCTCGCAGTGGATGGGAGACTACATCAAATGTTTGTTTGCATTCTCTTTTGCTCCAACAGCATATGTACTACCAATTCATTTTTACTTTGTATCCATGCttgaaaaatcataaaataaaatgtgttttaactgGGCAATTTCAAGCTGTTGACAAACCTCTTGTGGAAAGCAGGATCTTGTGGACTGCTCAGTGTACCCAAAAGACGGTCCCTCAAACACAGTCATGGGCAGCTTCAGCACCTCCCTCAGGAACTGGTCAAACTGTGAGTATATCATCACCCCATTTGCGTCTGATATCTGCGAGAAAATATCTTGAAGAAAACAAGACTGACATCAgccattttatttctttaaaagaagCAATGGAGGCATGTCTTTCTGCATTTCATCATTTTAATCTTGATTAAAGCATCATGCGGCTTCTTACAGGATTTGAGGATATGACTTCTTAATTTACACATTATTCAATGTCTACACACTATAACAATGTCTACACACTATTAGTACTTAATTCACATTCGAATATAgtttaaagttttattattaGGAATGCGTCACCATAAATGAAGCGAAAACTTTTAACTGCTGGAGCTCCAACTACATAGACAAGGTCATAAAAAAGCAAATATGcctcatggttagaagtgacttTCAAGTAATGACAGCTGCTCTGACCTttaaaatgatgataaaatgatTAATCAAACCCATTCGTTTAAGAGTCCATTAATAAGCATCAATCCATTAAACACACATAAGTTCAAAGATAAGTTCAAAGTGAAGCTTACATCGGAGTTTATCCAAAATCTTCCCTCCACAAAGCGTAGCCAGGGCCATCTTCAATATCAAAATGGAGATTTTTCCAACACCTTTACTAAAAAAAGACACATCAGTGAACTAACACGTTAAAATGGATGCATACAGCCTGCTAGGTTAGATATGGCCAATGGCATTGATTCGATTCCATTGATTCTTGGAGGTAACCCCcctccccaataatcaaaacaagcaagtacaaaccccccattatttataccatgatcaatggaaatatataaatgcccaaatgttcaagccaaatctacacccttgcaaATGGTAAAGCAAGTGATGTGTAAAGCTATTTAAGTCAGTTCAGTAAGTTGAAGAGGTCATTCAATTTGTCAAATACAGGAAGTAAAGTGCAGTTTGGGATTTCAAACTTCATTCAAAACATCTAAAACGTTTTACAGCTGAAAGGGTTTTTATTAGAAACGTTTAAAGTAACTCTAAAAAAGAATATCACGTATCATAATATGTTGATTTGATTCAGTCACTTTCAGACAGATTTAAAGGAAAAATTCACCCAAAGGtcaaaaattatttctcaaatctCACTTCTGCATAATCAAACACAAATTCGGTTACAAGACAAGCAAGAACGAATGCCATTGGTCATCATTGACAAGAAAAAAACGATGCGCAAGCGTGAATGAGACTTGAGAGCTGTCGAGGAggggaatatagcacacaagtcttACGGGTTACTTCTATGATCAGTAGATGTCTTTATTGGACAGTCAATGTACTGGATAGAATGTCAAACGGGTTTAGAATGAAATAGGGGATTTTCaggattttgggtgaactatttaaagtattttaaagcAACTGCAGTCACTACTTACGGGTCATAGGCTGCTAACAGGAAGTTGAGGAGGAACGAGATGGACTGCTCTACGTTAATCTGATGGGTTGTAGGCAGGCGCTTGTTCAGCTGGTAAAAGACGGCAGACAATATTGCTTGCAGGTGCGACACTGAGAACTCTGTGTTGACGTCCATAGTGTTGAGTCTGTTTTCCCGAAACACCTCGATAATGTTCCAGATATCCACCAGATGCACTGTAAGAGGAGACAAATAAATCAGCCCTGGTAGCAGCAAATTCTGACAACTTTGGTGTCAAAACACCAAAGTAGCTGTAATTAGTAAAACATCTTAGGTTTTGAGTTTTTAAAAGCAACCTGTGCTTGTGGCTTCAAGAGAGCTAACATACATCTGTGTGTTTTACTGCATTTATGCTGTTACTTTCATATCATTTCTGGCTCTTGCTATACTTCGCTATTGCTGTTTAATCTTATGTTGTGTGCTGTTTTGTCTTCCCAAGTTAGTGATAAGGAGTTGTCTCCATTTCAAGGTTTTCTAAGTCACAGGACGACGTGGTGAAGCAGGAATTTTCCATTGTATTTACTTTGTCTAATAACGCTTGTTTAAGTTGTGCTTGTCAGCCAAAGTCAGAATAAGCACTGAGAAAGACACAACAAAGCTTTTTCAATAAACTCAAGAAGAGTTAGCTTGACAAAACTGTAATATTTTGCTATCTTCTGACGAAGAGTGAGAGCTAGTAAAGAGATTGGatcaactccaactgtaagatacttcatatgccactgacTGAACCTTGGTCTTAGGATGGACCCATCAaaaccgaaatgacctgccggttgaactgcgatgcacatcattgatctctgcctgcatcacctatgtttattgatggaatacatagactataaatgaattgccaacaaaagccttcatcagccaactaacaaaggacaatgcatctatgtgaacttctacagttaatccaggatgcacttcaaagacattagtcattaatcttacagttcataaaaaatctttgtataaacactggcccttaacacttacttagtttacaaatttaaaccatgacttgcactgcacataaataactaatattggcattatattcatgatgtcagaggggaactggagcccacagtgagtctggtttctaccaaggttatttttctccattaaccaacatctaatggagttttgtgttccttgtcacagcttcagcttgctcactggggttctaaatacaattatgaattaactatttaattattttatacacAATTATCAATTACACAATTATGACTCTTATGACTTAATAGTTatttcagtttcattttctgttagtgCATGATTTtcggtaaagctgctttgaaacgatgtgtgttgtgaaaagcgctatacaaataaaaatgacttgacttgactctaacATTACCAAAATGAAAGGAGTATGTAAGAAATAGTAACAAAATTGCGCTAAAGCTGTACAAATGTATACAGAAATATGTGCATTGAGAAACACTTTGTGAAAATGCCAATTAAGGTTCTGCTGTTAAAgggaatgttcacccaaaaatctaaattcataattttctcaccttcatgccatccaagatgtatatgactttctgtcttcagcaaaCAACGATTTTTATAAGACTGtatcagctttgttggtcctcacaaagcaagtgaatggtgatcttgacctttgtagctccaaaaatcacactaagtagttaaatcaatttcttcataAGAGATATAAATCacttttcacttttacatctgaatgtcacatgtggtgccttgttagttttagttttttagtttagagtaaaaaaatgacttcaatattgttctgtttctcacccacacctgtaacattgcttctgaagatttatATTTAAACACTGGAATCTTATAGATaacttatatgttttttttatgtgatttgtgtatctacaaaggtctggtcaccattcacttgcattgtatggacctacagagctgagatattttctaaaaaatctcgattgttctgcagaagaaagtcagtcatacacatctgggatggcatgagggtgaataaatgatgagaaacttttggggtgaactgtacctttaaaattCCAAgctttttcatgaccatttttaATAATAGTTTAAACAGTTCAATAGTTTCTCcgggcacaaaaattcaagcagcatGTGGCCactcatcttcctcttgatcaattctatggatggaggaccaccagatcaagaccctgtcatggccagcccaatctcaagacctgaaccccattgaaaacctctggaatgtgatcaagaggaagatggatgattgtatttttgtgccaggagtggcataaagtcacccaacagaaatgtgaaagactggtggagagTATgcaaagacacatgaaagccaaatattgatttctgaactcttcataAGTTAAAACGTTAGTATTGTGTTgtataaaaattaatatgaacttgttttctttgcattattcgaggtctgaaaacactgcatctatTTTGATCAGTTAtcattttcttcaaataaatactctaaattacaatatttttatttggaatttgggagaaatgttgtcagtactttatagaataaaaaattattattttttttactcaaacacatacctataaatagtaaatccagagaaactgataattttgtagTGGCCTCTTAATTTCTTCCAGAGCTGTATTTCAAAGctggatgtttttattgttgcatcAGATTAGATACAGCATTTTCATTATAATCCCatttgtgatatactgtatattaaaactaGAAACCCTCTAGCATGACATCATGTCCTGTCCATTGTTGTATGCAAATAAGCAGTGACGTGATGTGACAAGTTAATGTTATAGAGTgcaattattattcatttatagcAAACAGgttttgtcaaaataaaataactgGCAATACATCCAATGTGATCAGATTTTAAATGGCCAGTTGTGCTTCCCACTAATAACTCAACCTAGTCTCACAGAATGAACGTAATTATAACGAAATATTATAACAAATTCAATTCCACACAAATCACTGGAAAAACTGCAGCAAAAAGTGTAATGATGCACGCTATTTTGATTTGCAAAAATCTTGCCACACTCACATAATGTTCATAAGATCAGGATACAATAACTATGGCATCCAGCAGGATAAACTCAAACTTCAAATCAATAATACAGCAAATAGGCGACATATAGTGATCAaattgctgtcagtgtgaacagAGCTTCATAAATGAAGCTTCATAACCCCTTGCATACTTACAATTGCACCTCTTCTGTATAAACCTCAGCTTGCATGCTGTTCTGTACGTGGACAATCGGATGGAGTCCAGATCTAGTGCACCT containing:
- the LOC127635239 gene encoding dystrobrevin alpha-like isoform X1, yielding MIEESGHCSSAMADRRQLFAEMRALDLDSIRLSTYRTACKLRFIQKRCNLHLVDIWNIIEVFRENRLNTMDVNTEFSVSHLQAILSAVFYQLNKRLPTTHQINVEQSISFLLNFLLAAYDPKGVGKISILILKMALATLCGGKILDKLRYIFSQISDANGVMIYSQFDQFLREVLKLPMTVFEGPSFGYTEQSTRSCFPQERKVSLNVFLDMLMSDPPPQCLVWLPLMHRLANVENVFHPVECSYCHNQSMMGFRYRCQQCDNYQLCQECFWRGHASGSHSNQHQMKEYMSWKSPAKKLSDALSKSLSCTSSREPPYPMFSDTHEKPLNLSLVVPPRPVASGNECMFSHSMPSSGNPYSSKISGAHDEANQKILFSQMAPDLLKGKGFQENSKNQDDEHCLIARYASRLAADGAAVKNRVPSEITLCLDSNIQQRQLIAELENKNKEILQEIQRLRQQHEEASQPPLDKSQQNPTLLAELRLLRQRKEELEQRMSALQESRRELMVQLEQLMLLLKNQGPGTSPRFSPSHTVKTSIQSASGNSTPIPMPVQSTSGNTTPSQTPQDSLMGLGGEVQQAFSQGSRRNLRNDLLVAADSITNTMSSLVKELNSDVGSEMDLTFSTSDVLHTQTGSSRTRAAGKLGTGEFYGNDLEKQLDRELKMDERLRHTQEPDKNFLVTLQE
- the LOC127635239 gene encoding dystrobrevin alpha-like isoform X3, which gives rise to MIEESGHCSSAMADRRQLFAEMRALDLDSIRLSTYRTACKLRFIQKRCNLHLVDIWNIIEVFRENRLNTMDVNTEFSVSHLQAILSAVFYQLNKRLPTTHQINVEQSISFLLNFLLAAYDPKGVGKISILILKMALATLCGGKILDKLRYIFSQISDANGVMIYSQFDQFLREVLKLPMTVFEGPSFGYTEQSTRSCFPQERKVSLNVFLDMLMSDPPPQCLVWLPLMHRLANVENVFHPVECSYCHNQSMMGFRYRCQQCDNYQLCQECFWRGHASGSHSNQHQMKEYMSWKSPAKKLSDALSKSLSCTSSREPPYPMFSDTHEKPLNLSLVVPPRPVASGNECMFSHSMPSSGNPYSSKISGAHDEANQKILFSQMAPDLLKGKGFQENSKNQDDEHCLIARYASRLAADGAAVKNRVPSEITLCLDSNIQQRQLIAELENKNKEILQEIQRLRQQHEEASQPPLDKSQQNPTLLAELRLLR
- the LOC127635239 gene encoding dystrobrevin alpha-like isoform X2; the encoded protein is MIEESGHCSSAMADRRQLFAEMRALDLDSIRLSTYRTACKLRFIQKRCNLHLVDIWNIIEVFRENRLNTMDVNTEFSVSHLQAILSAVFYQLNKRLPTTHQINVEQSISFLLNFLLAAYDPKGVGKISILILKMALATLCGGKILDKLRYIFSQISDANGVMIYSQFDQFLREVLKLPMTVFEGPSFGYTEQSTRSCFPQERKVSLNVFLDMLMSDPPPQCLVWLPLMHRLANVENVFHPVECSYCHNQSMMGFRYRCQQCDNYQLCQECFWRGHASGSHSNQHQMKEYMSWKSPAKKLSDALSKSLSCTSSREPPYPMFSDTHEKPLNLSLVVPPRPVASGNECMFSHSMPSSGNPYSSKIGAHDEANQKILFSQMAPDLLKGKGFQENSKNQDDEHCLIARYASRLAADGAAVKNRVPSEITLCLDSNIQQRQLIAELENKNKEILQEIQRLRQQHEEASQPPLDKSQQNPTLLAELRLLRQRKEELEQRMSALQESRRELMVQLEQLMLLLKNQGPGTSPRFSPSHTVKTSIQSASGNSTPIPMPVQSTSGNTTPSQTPQDSLMGLGGEVQQAFSQGSRRNLRNDLLVAADSITNTMSSLVKELNSDVGSEMDLTFSTSDVLHTQTGSSRTRAAGKLGTGEFYGNDLEKQLDRELKMDERLRHTQEPDKNFLVTLQE